The following are encoded together in the Nodosilinea sp. PGN35 genome:
- a CDS encoding response regulator, protein MKTVLLVEDDLVNARVFSKILTKRGGLAVRHTEDVEEVMTIARSGEVDVVLMDVSLAHSMYQGKPMDGIKITQLLKSDPDTASLPVILVTAHAMEGDRENFLSQSGADGYISKPVIDHQEFVDQIKATMGDTE, encoded by the coding sequence ATGAAGACCGTCTTACTCGTTGAAGACGACCTGGTAAATGCCCGAGTGTTTTCTAAGATACTGACCAAGCGCGGCGGCCTGGCGGTTAGGCATACAGAAGATGTGGAAGAGGTAATGACCATTGCCCGCAGTGGCGAAGTGGATGTGGTGTTGATGGATGTGTCGCTGGCCCACAGCATGTACCAGGGCAAACCCATGGATGGCATCAAAATTACCCAACTGCTGAAGTCCGACCCCGACACGGCGAGCCTGCCGGTAATTTTGGTAACCGCTCACGCCATGGAGGGCGATCGCGAGAATTTTCTGAGCCAAAGCGGTGCCGATGGCTATATTTCCAAGCCGGTGATCGACCATCAGGAATTTGTAGACCAAATCAAGGCGACCATGGGAGATACCGAATAA